Proteins from a single region of Thermodesulfovibrionales bacterium:
- a CDS encoding alpha/beta hydrolase has protein sequence MLFFVEKGYRVIAHDRRGHGRSSQVGSGHDMEHYAADAAAVVEHLDLRGE, from the coding sequence ATGCTCTTCTTCGTCGAGAAGGGCTACCGCGTCATCGCCCATGACCGGCGCGGCCATGGCCGGTCGAGCCAGGTCGGCAGCGGCCACGACATGGAACACTACGCCGCCGACGCTGCCGCTGTCGTCGAACATCTCGACCTGCGCGGAGAATAG